The following nucleotide sequence is from Mytilus edulis chromosome 13, xbMytEdul2.2, whole genome shotgun sequence.
ACCTGCTATCTAAAGTTCAATTCAACAGAATAAAGAGAGCTAAAAAAAGACACCAAAAAAGATAGGTGATATGTGAAAAACAGGCAATCTGAGCTGTAAACTCACCCGCACCAGCTTACCATGTAAAAAAGCAATGACAGAATATGTATGTTTCTTTTGTGGTTTGTATAAACCAGATGAAAACCTCCACAAAGTAACAACAAATCATTTTGATATCACTGTTCGTCAATGTGTACTAAAGCTTTAGGATATAACTTTATTAGAGAAGCTCAATGCTGGGGACCTTTTTGTACAAGAAACGAAATATCATGTCCAATGTCTTGCTAATCTTTATCGAAAGGCATCAAAAGTTTCTTGTGAAGATGAGACTAAATAGGAAGAGAAACACGAATAATCCATAGAATCGCATAAGCGAAATTCATCAGCAACATTAAAGATTCCATAACCGAGGAAGATTTAGCACCAAAATTCAAGATGTCAGGTTTATTCTAAGTGAATAAGGAATCTAGGTGTTGGCATGGAAGACAGAGTTCATAATACAAGAacgaaaaataaactttttttttacaaatatgggTTGTTTGAGAGAGCTTTCATATGTTTGGATGGAGgtttgtctcaatggcactcaaaTTACGACAACTTCTCATATAGTGCTTGCTTATTTACCTGATATTCGGAAATACAAACAAGGGAGAGAGAATTAACTTGCTTTCAAAGAAGATATAGGACCCTCTCTTCAGAAAGCATGTAATGATGACTTTGACTCAAACTAAATGCAGATTTATAAAGCAGTAAATATCATTCGCAGCGACatgtttattgttacatttggGTTTAACGGTAGTTTTTCAGTGCACTGTCAGGCGAATTCGGTTCCAAGATCTCTATTAACTCTTGTGAGTATGTTGTTGTATGGATCAGACATCACAACTGACTCTTATTCTCAGGATACACTAACGattgctcagatcaaaatattaaaCCGCTACAGCTGAACCTGTAACTCCCCACAGATCCCTCATCATGCATCCAATGAAACCCCCTTACATATGCACCTAGGAATAATGGTTACCTGTCAGACAAGAAAACATGGAAATTAATTAGTGGATACATTTTTCATTTAGGCTTTTGGGTGTCGTATGATAGAGTGCTCTCAGTATCCGCAAATCTTACCACTCTGCTTTGCAATGAATATCAAGAAGATCAAAAGTTTGTAGTTCATAAGTCAAAGAAATTGTTTTCAGTAATAGCTATTGACCATGcacatgaacaaaacaaatatgttgctAAGTCAGATGGAGGCACTGTTGAATTAACAGAAAACCAATTAGCCATGTGAAGATGGATGATAGCTTGACGAGAAATGGCAAGAATTGCTAAAAAGTAtgagaagaggggcgaaagataccagagggacagtcatataTCGATTTTTTTATGAAGAGGACATTCTCACTATGAGCAGAAACTAAGTGTTCAAATGTCGTTTATCAATGATGTAGCCTCTTTGGTAGAAGAGTTAGGAAATCTATTTCTTGCAGACAGCAACAAATTATCtgtactatttaaaaatatagcTTCCTCAGCAGTTGTTGATACTTTTCGTCGTTCGTTGAAATTGTTGGACAATATCAGTATGAAAAGTGTATTTAAGAAGAAACCAGGACGAGTTCTTTTAACACGAAAATCACATCCATCCACCAGTGGCATTCAGTCTGATTTACGTATAAAGTGTTTAGAACCATTAACAACATCAACGATGATGTAACTGTTGTAGATACTATAAAGATTGACTGTGCAAGGAGACGTGTTCAAGGGCAAATATGCCTACCACGAAACTGGTAGAGCTTTTCAAGTATAGATGAAAACAAAAACAGAGATCGTTCATTTTCTGTCGCATTAACTGATGAATGAACTCAATTTCGGGAAAGTAATTGTTGCTACAGTTGATACCGATGTAGTAGTACTTGTTGTGTCCTGCTTTCATGTGACAAATGCAGCTGATATATGGGTTGCTTTAGGACTGGAAAACACTATAGATACATTTCAATTCATGAGCTGGCTTACTTTTTGGGACAAGAAAAAGCTTATGCATTGCCTGTTTTCCATGCATTCACTGAATTCAATACTGTGGCTTCAATCGTTGGTTAAGGGGAAAACAGCATTGTATACTTGGATGGCATTGAATGGTGTCACAAGAGCGTTCATCGTTTTGACAGACAAGGCGAGGACTCGATCAGAATAACAAAACCACTATTACGCCATTAATCGAGCGATTCGTTATGAGAGACCTGGCGAGGACTCTGAATTACAAAACCACTATTACGCCATTAATCGAGCGATTGGTTATTCTGATGTATGAATTTACAAATATATCGGAGAAGGTCAATGATattcaaactattttttttggcaacattgctaatttttttttaaacatatcatTTTGTCCCTAAATTAcgttttttgtgatatttttgacTGGAAGTGAAAAAATTCCGACGTAAATATCCCAAGTgcttcaaagaattgataaatTGTGTAAAACAATGAATACACAATACTTGTATCGTCTTCAAAGCAAAAGTTGACGACCAGGTGTGAGAATTATTTAACCATATTCAGTTATCAAATGCATATTCGCCATTTTTATGATAAAACCGGAAGTGGATAAAATTAAGCTTGCCTCCATATCTAATTTTGTTTAGATTGATACAAAGTAGGTTTCtaccaaattttatgcttttaacaCAAAGTGCACAATTATTCACCTATCTGCTGGACTATTATTCCAgctgttttatatattatatacaatgaattttttttttcagtgctACAATTGTAAAGGATTTTAGGACATTTTGGACAGATGTGGCATCAGCACCTATTTCATCTCCTGGTAAGTCCTGATACCATAGAAAATATGATGTAACGGTCTAGCATTTAAaccttatttctttttattttgagtAAATGGGAAAACTTGCAATTTTTCCATCATTAACTTACAATACTGCATATAAAACCTGACTGTTATACATTTTGATGTATGAAACATAGCAATAAGTACAACTAGGGACTGCACTTTAAGCATCAACTATTGCTGCATACTGCAGATTAGTCCTGTTATCCTTTATTCAATGTCATTTGCAGTATCCCTCATAGAACAGAAAAATGCAAAATCTGCCGTTTATACTTATATCCAAATTTTTGAACAGAACATCGCTATTTGTGTCTCAGTCAatactatataaataacacatagctgagagtaTGATAGATCAGATTGTTActatacctgccaacttttcaaaatgcccatgggggttttgcgtgcaagatggctgtcatagttctaaaaaaaccttcaagggggcctttaaatacttttataagcctcatgtcattgtaaaattaattgttttgtttaaaattgtgctCAAAGTTGCTCATTCAAAATTTCAATGAGGGAatggggaaatcccccgcaaatagtgacagttggcaggtatgtgttaccccgagaaaacattgttaACCGAGGGGTACCAGTCTGCTCTATcatcctctcagctatgtgttatttaatttattataccgaatgtcctatcattattgtctttaactgcacggccgacactcggctaaccgagagtttggtcggttaatctatattgagtatgcggctatatcggcggttggtctgttaatcgggttggctaaagtctgttaatcaggtgttatcgagaaaatcattgcaaggtcagtatgtttcattgtataactttttaattatatttatatcataaaaactattcatgtctgacaaaacgatttggagtactgaatccagtggtgtaattattttttttctagcttcaataaacgatctataaaatgaaaaggcgagttactcatcagtaaatttatacacattttacacacacaaaatgtacacaaaaatgacaagttggttgagtttacttgcatgcaatattttgaacatcgaaaaaagacggGCATTATGTTcgtttaccatattaacatcaatatgtaaaaaatctacacgaaaaactgtattttggtgacataaatcaatttttaatacaaatgtggtctgttaatgggtcggatgtataaaactcggtctgttaattggtctgttaagagttatgaatgacattacaagcataatttaattgctatatggggtgttatctgaataaagggatagactcaagattagtggctagaatatatggaaacaacacatgaacaatgaaacataagtttagacaatggaatctgaaaattgatagaaatggtttcaaaaagtgtaatatcaaagtaatattaatttcaaaagacaatacataccggaaataaactcctcatagataccaggattgaaattttatatttacgccttatatttacgccagacacgcgtttcgtctacgaaaaactcatcagtgacgaaaaaaaatacgaagttgaaaagcattgaggaaacacaactaataccggcgtcacacatcagcgtatagcactggcgtgttcaaaatcatttacgctgccaatacgccagtaattttggatgcatttaacctgtcaatcatatttgtaacgtgtgcaaaacgagctttaagcgtttattgggcgtactagaaacgtatgttggcgtatgttgtatgtttttttatgctgcatacaaatttcctgtgattgtagcgttcatcaagcgtatttactttccttcattggctagaggaatagagggagggttgatatctcataaacatgtttatccccgccgcaattttgcgcctgtcccaagtcaggagcctctggcctttgttagtcttgtgtgatctagtatacatattttttaaggggccagctgaaggacgcctacgggtgcgggagtttctctctacattgaagacccattggtggccttggcctgctctatggtcgggttgttgtcgctttgaaacattccccatttcctttctcaattttacctttgtatttcgacgtactaaaaacttatgcaacgcgctttgAACTATTGCTAAGCGTTCCTATGgcatgcaactaacgtataccgactttttcaattttctctgtacgtttggtgcacgccggtctatacgtcaatgtgtgacgccggcataaggtaatctattcctgaggtagaaaagccttaatatttcaaagaaaacgcatggaatttaaccagctgcattgaaacacatgacagattcatagatgttacagactttgaacagacaaaaaaaataaggctgattgataacttggcgtaaataataaattcgtgcgaattcgagcggccaatcagtccatataacgctatattgaagtgacacacccttcaatgaaatgcaaagaaataaaattaaaataaaagttctctttctataaggatactgttgcaccgtattgtaattttttcgtcacaagtacatctcattttttcaatgtgaaaatataaactaaaggtagtaagactattgtcgtggctaaataactcttaactgacacgatttaaattgtccaacccattaacatactgtattcccctaatattcattaaaatgtggtattactcaatttatataacaattatgaaatatttatcaatgacaattatttttttagaaccaaagtactattttgtgtcctttaaatcatatataaaaatgtttttttagccttttatccaaaatattgctatgcgtacaagcataaaaaccacatacttgcgagacgccttttcgttttacttaaaactgcgcaggctatgcgttttttttactggtggaaaatgttctatgatagatatcattttgtcagacacttttctttttttgatgtggttctcataatatggcaaaaatctgtatatttaacagagtttaacattaaattgtgagttttactcttaacagacgtataaccaacccgattaacagaccaaccgccgatatagccgcatactcaatatagattaaccgaccaaactctcggttagccgagtgtcggccgtgaactGTTGAAATTTAAATGTAAAGTATTTAACTATGACACCACGTACGTAACGTTAAAAATCAACATAGAAGcaaagtttttttatattttattttgagcCTATTAAAAAATTCTCAGTCAAAACGTGAAACTTGTATtatttgatgtaaattcaattaaatgtcctttaattatcgatttttgattgATCTGCATgagagggtgacattccaaaaaattgtcagcAATCGGATAGAGTAAATTGTCTCCCttgtattagccaatcaaaatttctaatgaaaaataatttaacaacCCTGATTTTTTGTCTGCTTTTATAACTAGATACTGGTCCATCGCCATCTGAAGACTGGACAAGAACCGTAATAAAAACAGCAGAAAGTATCAGTAAAGGAAAGTCCGAATGGGATCGAAACATTGAAGAACGGTTAAATCTAGGGTATTCTCGAATGTTTAATTCCCTAGGACAACTGAAAACCAGAAACATTTTTAGTAATCTGCCATTTACGAACAGAAACAATGACCATAAAGAAAGTGATACAAATTCGTTGTACGAAAGTGATAAAAAGCTGAATACATTGTCATCTGATTTGCTAACTAAAGAATTGTTACAAGGAGACGTCAATTCTGCTGTATTCTTAGCAAAGAagttcaacatttctttttcaGATCGAAACAAACAAAGATTATAACAATATTAAACTAAATGTTGTATATTTGATCATTGCTAAACAGGAAGTGTCGTTAATGTGCAATGCAATATGATGACATTTCATTAATGAATAAGAATTTCGTATGTTTTACTAAATGTACCTGTGTTTTTGAAGTATTGATTATGTccaaatgacatatatatatatcgaagGGATGACTTGGTTTACTGTTTCATCTTTGCTTATCTCCCTTATCACGATTTTAGATGTAATAAGCAGAATAAGCAGAATAAAAGTTGAATCAGTCTTTTCGTACCTTTGTTCATCTATATTCGTTTAAACTTATTCCCTTTCTTAAAGATATCTATTTTGAAAGTTATCTGCTACTTTTGATACACACCTTTTTGTTAAGAGATGACGCTATCAAACAAATGTACAGCAAAGGCAAATCAAGAAATAACTAATTGACATTACTCTAATGGTTgggaattgagaatggaaacgtggaatgtgtcaaagagacaacaacccgacgaaagagcagacaacagtcgaaggccaccaattggtttTCATTGTAGCGACAAAATCCCTaccccggaggtggtcctcagctgacccctaaataaaagtgtttactagttcagtgaaaatataCGTCACTCTATATGGCCTTtattactttttagctcacctgacctgaaaggtcaagtgagcttttctcatcacttgtcgtccgtcgtctgtaaacttttacaattaTCTTCTTAtctgaaactactgcgccaactttaaccaaacttggccacaatcatccttggggtatctagtttgatggccgccatggctaaaaatagaacacaggggtaaaatgtatattttggcttatatctttgaaaccaaagcatttagagcaaatctgacacgaagtaaaattgttgatcaggtcaagatttatctgccctgaaattttcagacgaatcagacaacctgttgttgggttgctgcccctgaattggtaattttaaggcaattttgcagtttttggttattatcttgaatactattatagatagagataaactgtaaacagcaataatgttcaacaaagtacgacctacaaataagtcaacatgaccaaaattgtcagtcaaccccttaaggagttaatgccctttatagtcaatttttaacaacttttcgtcattttttataacttgtacaaaaatcttctctgaaactactgggcctactttaaccaaacttggccacagtcatcattgtggtatatagtttaaaaatgtgtccgatgacccagcctaccaaacaaaatgaccgacatggctaaaattagaacatagtggtaaaatgaagtttttgctttatatctttggaACTAagacatttagagcaaatctttcaagatttaaatggcCATTagaataagatctatcccctcacaaattttcagatgaatctgataacccgttgttgggttgctgccctaaaattggtaatttttaggaaattttgcagtttttggttattatcttgaatactattatagatagagataaactgtaaacagcaataatgttcaacaaagtacgacctacaaataagtcaacatgaccaaaattgtcagtcaaccccttaaggagttattgccctttatagtcaatttttaacaacttttcgtcattttttataacttgtacaaaaatcttctctgaaactactgggcctactttaaccaaacttggccacagtcatcattgtggtatatagtttaaaaatgtgtccgatgacccagcctaccaaacaaaatgaccgacatggctaaaattagaacatagtggtaaaatgaagtttttgctttatatctttggaACTAagacatttagagcaaatctttcaagatttaaatggcCATTagaataagatctatcccctcacaaattttcagatgaatctgataacccgttgttgggttgctgccctaaaattggtaatttttaggaaattttgcagtttttggttattatcttgaatactattatagatagagataaactgtaaacagcaataatgttcaacaaagtacgacctacaaataagtcaacatgaccaaaattgtcagtcaaccccttaaggagttattgccctttatagtcaatttttaacaacttttcgtcattttttataacttgtacaaaaatcttctctgaaactactgggcctactttaaccaaacttggccacagtcatcattgtggtatatagtttaaaaatgtgtccgatgacccagcctaccaaacaaaatgaccgacatggctaaaattagaacatagtggtaaaatgaagtttttgctttatatctttggaACTAagacatttagagcaaatctttcaagatttaaatggcCATTagaataagatctatcccctcacaaattttcagatgaatctgacaacccgttgttgggttgctgccctaaacttggtaatttttaggaaattttgcagtttttggttattatcttgaatactattatagatagagataaactgtaaacagcaataatgttcagcaaagtaagatctacaaataagtcaaatgaccaaaattgtcagaggaccccttaaggagttttagccctttatagtcaatattaaacaacttttcgtaatttttgtaacttgtacaaaaatcttcttttctaaaactattggccaaatttaaccaaacttagccacaatcattactagggtatctattttaaaaaaaagtgtcaaatgaccctgcctaccaaccaagatggccgacatcagtaaatacagtagcaggtgagcgacacaggatcttgagagcctctagttttaattcgagcgtcactgatgagtcttttgtaaacgaaacgcgcgtctggcgcaaatacaaaatcaaaatattggtatctatgatgagtttattcctatgttgtgttttatagacggttgtttgttttataataccATGACGTGGTAATTTTGTCTTCGATCTATGAATTAATCTTTTACATTGTATCTTcgtccttgttttttttttatctgtcgACTGTTTTTATTTTCCGGCGATTCATTTTTTggatattttcaaacattttgttgGTATGATTATATGAGAgaagaaacaaaataaacatttacgAGAAATTGTGAACAATAAATCTCTCCAGAACATTAGTTGACAGTAATGTAAATACACATATCAGTGCATGTATTAAAGGTTATCTGCTTATTGATACAGATCTCATCACGGGTACCTGACACAATTTATCTTGGTTATCAATTTAACAGATACAACTTTGTGACGTATTTAGTGTAAATAATCAAAAAGGGCAGACTTCCTTTCCTTTTTGACcaatattttattgtgtatgaCCATGATAGCAAGAAAACACCAAAATCAAATCACTACCTATTTTCAATAACATTGTTACCACATTAAAGTAAGTAATATTTAATATTGATTGATACAAATGTTGGTATATGTATTCAGTTAAGTTTACTGTTTAGTTTCTTTGTAATTCAGGTTTTTTTCTTTTCCGTATTAGTGCGTTGTTATTTTACCTTACTGAGAAGAGATACACGACGTTATAAGAAATCAGTTTTGCTAATTCTTTTTTGAACAAAGGCCGCTATTTTATATTGTAAAGcaagtatatttttaatttttttttaaaaccataacaaatagtaaaataacaaaaataccacacttcgaggaaaattcatatccgtaatcaaatggcaaaatcaaaagctcaaacacatcaaacaaatggacaacaactgtcatattcttgacttgatgTGCAGAAAATAGTGTATTAAagttggttttatagctagcta
It contains:
- the LOC139501538 gene encoding putative defense protein 2 produces the protein MKLILTFLFLLSNVSICLTYSTGAPKSKTVCSRRQPHHGVQPQITSSPYVILVNTTFPGYGDLIEVTVKAKENARFRGFLIQALPENDKFVPKETKPIGAFSNGGKLINCFQENDTVTHTNNQGKLSIKLVFKMSTTEVYKNFSFRATIVKDFRTFWTDVASAPISSPDTGPSPSEDWTRTVIKTAESISKGKSEWDRNIEERLNLGYSRMFNSLGQLKTRNIFSNLPFTNRNNDHKESDTNSLYESDKKLNTLSSDLLTKELLQGDVNSAVFLAKKFNISFSDRNKQRL